The Polyangium mundeleinium genome contains the following window.
ATCGGCGACGTGTGGACGGGCGAGGGGAAGACGACGCGCAAGCTCGCGCTCGGCACGCCGCTCTCCTTCCTCACGGACGTGAAGCCCCTCATGCGCGAGTATTGCGCCGATTGCCACGCGTCGGCGACGCGCGGCGCGCCGAAGATCGATTTCGAGAACTACGACGTCGTGCTCGGCCTCGTCGACCGCGTGATCGCGCGCGTCGCCGACGAACGATCGATGCCGCCGCCGAACTACGAGAAGAAGCTCCCGGCGGACAAGATCGGGATCTTGAAGGAGTGGGCGATCACGAAGGCGCCTTGAGGCGCCTCACGGGCGATGGGTCCCGCGGGCCCACGAGACGGAGTCGTCAGGAACGGTACCGCGCGTCGTAGAGGAACGCACGCTTCGTCACGGCCTCTTTGCCGTCGGGATTGCGCACGACGACGTCGACCATCTCGCCATTCTTGCCCGGCGGCGTCTTGACCTCGAGTGTCGAGGCCGAGACGAACTTGACGCGCTGAGCTGGCTTGCCGCCGAAGAGCACGGCCGACTCGGCGACGAAGTTTTTCCCTTCGATGCTGACCTCGGTGCCGCCCTCGACCGAGCCTTTGTTCGGCGCCACGGAGTCGATCGCGGGGGCGGGCGAGGGGTCGTAGCGGAACGCATTCTTCACGACCGTGTTGCCCGCGTCGCCGCGACCGACCTCGATGTCGACGAACCCCGACGCGCGCGACGGCGGCGTCACGGCTTCGATCGTCGTGGTCGAGCGGACGACGGCGCGCTTCGGCGCTTGCCCGCCGATCCGCACGAACACGTGCTCGTCGAAATAGTCGCCTTCGAGGACGATCTTCGTGCCGCCGACCATGGGGCCATTGCGCGGCGTGACGCCGTCGACGCGCGGCGCCGGGCGTGATTCGTACGTGAACACATCCTCGCGGCGCACGACGACGCCGAACCTGTCGACGAGCTCGATCGCGACGAGGCCCGGCTGCGTCCTTTGCGGCAGCTCCACCTCGATCTCGTGCCGCGAGCGCGTCCGCGAAATGGCTCGCACCTCGCCGATGCGCACCACCGTATCCGCCTCGAAATTGTCACCGACGAGCCGGATCGTCTGCCCGCCCGCGCAATAGCCGCGGTCGGGGCGCACCTCGACGAGCAGCGGCGGCGTGGGCTCGGCCTCGTACGTGAAGGCGCCTTCGAGCTTGGTGACTTGCCCGTCGGGGTTCTCGATTTCGAGGTCCACCAGGCCCGGCTCGTTTGCCCGCGGCGTCACGAGCTCCAGCGACTCGGCGCTGCGGAACGTGACGGTCGCCTGCTTGCCGCCGAGGCGCGCCACGCATTGCGGATGGAAATCGACGCCCGTCACGGCGACGCGCTTCGAGCCGCCGACGAGGCCCGACGCGGGCGAGACCTCGCGCACGTACGGCGTCGCGAGCCGATAGGTGAAGAGCTCGGCCGCGAGCGCGGAGAGGCCGTCGGGGTTCGTCACGCGCAGCTCGCCGTGGAAGAGCTGCTCCTGCGGCGGCGTCACGAACCGGATGCGCGAGGGGCTCTCGAAGATGACCTCGGGCGCGCGGTTTCCGAAAAACGTGACGCGGCAGCCCTCCTCGAAGTTGCGGCCTTCGACCACGACCTCGGTGTCGCCGCGCGGCGAGCCTTCGAGCGGGGAGAACCGCTCGATCGACGGCCCCTCGTCGTACACGATCTGGATGACGGAGCGCTGCCCGTCGGGGTTCTCGATCACGACCTCGACCGACCCCGGCGCGTGCTGCGGCGCCTCGATCTCCAGCGTGAAATCGTCGAGCCGCTTCGGGTTCGTACAATCGTCGCCGTCGACGAGCACGCGGCAGCCGTCGGCGAAGTTCGCGCCGTAAAGCGAGATCTTCGTGCCGCCTTGGGTCGAGACCTTCGCCGGCCGCGCCGCGGTGACCACCGGCCCCGGCGCGCCCATCATCGGCGGCGGCGGAGGTGGCTCGGTCCCGCGCTTCTTCTCGGTGGCGGCGTCCTCGCCTTCGGCTTTCGTCGCGCTCTCGGTCGCTGCCGCTGCCTCCTTTTCGAGGTCGAGCGCCGAATGCATCTCCAGGCGCACCGGCGGCACCTCCACGAGGGCGGGCGGCGCGACGATCGCGGGTTTGTCGACGATCGCAGGCGTCTCCCCGGGCGCAGGCGTCTCCACCAGCGCCGACAGATCGGACGGCAGCGGCACCGGCGGGGGCGGGAGCGGGGGCGGCGCGATACGCGCGGGCTCCTGCGTGGCCAGCGTCGGCTTGTCCACGAGCGGCGGCGGCGCGACGCTCACGGGTTTGGCGCGGGGCTCCCATAACTCGACGTCACGCCCGTCCGGGTCCTTGAGCGACGCGAAGACGCCCGAGGGCCTTTCGAGGATCGGGCCCACGTCGATGCCGTCCTCGCGCAGGCTCGACGCGACGGCCTGGAGGTTTGGCACGCGCAGCGAGAGCGCGCATTCCCTGCGGCCTCGCGGGAGGGGTTCGAGCGCGAGGTCGACGACGAGCGAGGTCCCGCCCGTGCTCATCGACTCGTAGCGCCGTGTCCCCTCCACCCGATCGAACGAGAGCCCCGCGGCGCGCGCATAAAAGGCGCTCACGGCTTCGGGGTCCCCTGCGTAGAGGACGATCTTGCCGAGCCCGAACGTTGCCATCATCACACCCGAAACGCCCTTTCGCCGCGCATGGTAACAGAGCCGCGGGGGCATGGGAGGCTCTTCCCTTGACGGCGCGCGACAAGGCTGGCCTCCTCCGGGACATGTCATCGCTCGAATCGTATTTCCCGACACTCGACACGGCGCGCGCGCGGCTGCCGCTGCCGGCGGGGGAGCCGGTCTCGGTGGAGCGGCTCGCGATGCTGGTCGTGCACGCGGCGTTGATCCGGCGCACGAGCTGGGCGGAGGACGTGGAGAGCGCGCCTGCGGGGCTCGAGAGCGGCGAACCCCCGCCGCCCGACGACCTGGAGGTCCACCACCACGTGCGCATCGACGCGAGCCTCGGGGGCGGCGAATGCACGGCGTGCACGGCGAACCCGGGACAGCGGCGCTGCCGCATCTGCGGCGGCGCGGGCACGCTCTTCAACGGCAAGACGCGCTGCTCGTGCGACGAGGGATTCATCCCGTGCCCGACGTGCGGCGGCACGGCGGAGGCGAGCCGGGTCCGGCTCCGTTATTACACGGACACGCCGGCCTTCTTGAGCGAGGCCTACATGCCCACGCACATCACGGCGGTGCCGGCGCTCTTCGGGCTGGAGAGCCGCATGGAGCAGGACGTCCAGTTCCAGCAGGCGTTACCCGAAGAGCTGCGCTGCCACGACCTCACGGGCCGCGTCACCGGTTCGGCCTATCGCGGCGGCGAGAAAATCGTTCGGCCCGACTTCCACGGGCACGATTTCGGAGACGCGATCGACAAGGCGCTCGCGGGCCTCACGGCGATCGGCGCCGGCGCGAGCGTGGTGCGCCACGTGGTCCGGGCCTATGCGTGGCCGTTCTTGCGGCTCCAGTGGGGGACGGGGTTGGACGTGGCGATTTACGTGGACCGGATCGGGAGCCTCAAGGTGTTCGCGGGGGCCGGCGGCCTGCCGTCGCGCGATTGACGGCTCCCGTTCCACCCTGGAAACCCCCCCAAACTTTTCCCGCTCCCTGGAGCCGCGCTCTCTTGCCGGCCGGGCTGGGCGTCCACTATGACGCACGGCACCATGACCCGCGTGCTGACCGAGCTGATCGAGCTGCTCTCGCTGGAGAGGATCGAAACCAACCTGTTTCGGGGCCAGAGCCAGGACCTCGGCTGGGGCCAGGTCTTTGGCGGTCAGGTACTCGGCCAGGCGCTCTCGGCCGCCGCGCAGACCGTGCCCCCCGAGCGCCAGGTCCATTCGCTCCACGCGTACTTCCTCCGCCCCGGCGACGCGCGCAAGCCGATCGTCTACGACGTCGATCGCATCCGCGACGGACAGAGCTTCACGACCCGCCGCGTGGTGGCCATCCAGAATGGCCAGCCCATCTTCAACATGTCCGCCTCTTTCCAGATCGAGGAGGAGGGATTGGACCACGCGGACAGCATGGAGAACGTCCCCGGTCCGGACGGGCTTTCGAGCCAGCGCGAGATCTGGAGCCGCCTGGCGCACAAGATCCCCGAGCCTTTCCGTACCCGCGCCGTCGCCGAGCAGCCGATCGAGATTCGCCACGTGAGCCCGATCGATCCCTTTCATCCGGAGAAAAAAGAGGCCCACGAGGCCATCTGGATCCGCGCGGCCGGCGCCCTGCCCGACGATCCGGCGCTGCACCGGTACTTGCTCGCGTACGCGTCGGACCACGCCTTCGTCACGACGGCGCTACGCCCCCACGGCGTCACGTGGTTCGATTTCTCGATGCAGGTCGCCAGCATCGATCACGTGATGTGGTTCCACCGGCCTTTCCGGATGGATGACTGGCTCTTGCACGTGATCCACAGCCCGTCGGCGTCGGGGGCCCGTGGGCTCGTGCGGGGCAGCGTCTTTTCGCGAGATGGTCGGCTCGTCGCGTCCACCGCCCAGGAAGGGCTTTTGCGTCGGCGAACGCGGGGGTAGGGGGCCCTTCTGCTCTCCGCGTTCTCTCCGGGGCCTGCGCTCACGCCTCCGCGTCTCTCCGACCGGCCCGAGCACCCCGCAGCCCGTCCGTTGCCACCCGCCGATTCCGGCCCGTTGTACGGCGAGCGATCCATCCTCGGAGAGCCCTCGCAGCGTCGTCCTGAAGCCGACCACCTTGTTCCCGGCGATCGTCACGATTCTCCGCCGCCCACCTCGATCGACGCCGTCACGCCGAGCGCATCAAGCTGCCTTTTCACGGCCTCGGCGAACGGCTCCGGCTTCTGGAAGCCCTTGAACACTACCATTCTCGCCGTCAGCGCCTCGGTGGCATAACAAAACAACGAATAACCGCCCTCAACGCCTTATCGGCATCCCAGC
Protein-coding sequences here:
- a CDS encoding IPT/TIG domain-containing protein is translated as MPPRLCYHARRKGVSGVMMATFGLGKIVLYAGDPEAVSAFYARAAGLSFDRVEGTRRYESMSTGGTSLVVDLALEPLPRGRRECALSLRVPNLQAVASSLREDGIDVGPILERPSGVFASLKDPDGRDVELWEPRAKPVSVAPPPLVDKPTLATQEPARIAPPPLPPPPVPLPSDLSALVETPAPGETPAIVDKPAIVAPPALVEVPPVRLEMHSALDLEKEAAAATESATKAEGEDAATEKKRGTEPPPPPPMMGAPGPVVTAARPAKVSTQGGTKISLYGANFADGCRVLVDGDDCTNPKRLDDFTLEIEAPQHAPGSVEVVIENPDGQRSVIQIVYDEGPSIERFSPLEGSPRGDTEVVVEGRNFEEGCRVTFFGNRAPEVIFESPSRIRFVTPPQEQLFHGELRVTNPDGLSALAAELFTYRLATPYVREVSPASGLVGGSKRVAVTGVDFHPQCVARLGGKQATVTFRSAESLELVTPRANEPGLVDLEIENPDGQVTKLEGAFTYEAEPTPPLLVEVRPDRGYCAGGQTIRLVGDNFEADTVVRIGEVRAISRTRSRHEIEVELPQRTQPGLVAIELVDRFGVVVRREDVFTYESRPAPRVDGVTPRNGPMVGGTKIVLEGDYFDEHVFVRIGGQAPKRAVVRSTTTIEAVTPPSRASGFVDIEVGRGDAGNTVVKNAFRYDPSPAPAIDSVAPNKGSVEGGTEVSIEGKNFVAESAVLFGGKPAQRVKFVSASTLEVKTPPGKNGEMVDVVVRNPDGKEAVTKRAFLYDARYRS
- the tesB gene encoding acyl-CoA thioesterase II, with the protein product MTRVLTELIELLSLERIETNLFRGQSQDLGWGQVFGGQVLGQALSAAAQTVPPERQVHSLHAYFLRPGDARKPIVYDVDRIRDGQSFTTRRVVAIQNGQPIFNMSASFQIEEEGLDHADSMENVPGPDGLSSQREIWSRLAHKIPEPFRTRAVAEQPIEIRHVSPIDPFHPEKKEAHEAIWIRAAGALPDDPALHRYLLAYASDHAFVTTALRPHGVTWFDFSMQVASIDHVMWFHRPFRMDDWLLHVIHSPSASGARGLVRGSVFSRDGRLVASTAQEGLLRRRTRG